A region from the Brassica napus cultivar Da-Ae chromosome C8, Da-Ae, whole genome shotgun sequence genome encodes:
- the LOC125591974 gene encoding uncharacterized protein LOC125591974, whose product MSKFFAWNVRGLNDPRRHTMVRNWINIQRPLLGAFLETHIQERNSQRINNALPIGWSFFGNYDHHLSGRIIVVWDPSVRVFIYKSSAQVVTCGIYLMAENVNFTVSFVYGFNTVLERKNLWEEMVYIHDSTPVVNSPWSVLGDFNQIFRLSQHSDYPLSVIDPSGIDDMVAALQDSELFECQAKGLPFTWWNNSGSNPVSKRIDHALINHSWAASFPDSYADFLQPDQSDHAPCLLRVPSISRRIRKPFKFYHHLTGHPDYSSVVSDAWSNAEVQGSEQFKLVRRMKLLKTDLRNLNKTHFSGITGRVKQQSVRVANLQQSLLTCPDPVTASEEHRQRDILNTLLNAEQKFFRQRSRVRWADVGDRNTPFFHKTVAQRNNSNHIHYLIDESGQFLGSIDDINAHSVSYFQDILGHTDLPVSPVPLNALEDLLSFRCSDLQKAYLKRDVLETEIKGTIFSMPLNKSPGPDTTRKKSFDSSTG is encoded by the coding sequence atgtcGAAATTTTTTGCATGGAATGTGAGAGGGCTTAACGATCCCAGACGCCACACCATGGTTAGAAACTGGATTAATATCCAGAGGCCGCTCCTTGGAGCTTTTTTGGAAACACATATTCAGGAAAGAAATTCACAACGGATTAATAATGCTCTCCCTATAGGATGGAGCTTTTTCGGCAACTATGATCATCATCTCTCGGGTCGAATAATTGTTGTTTGGGACCCGTCTGTTCGAGTCTTCATCTACAAGTCTTCTGCTCAGGTTGTTACTTGTGGGATTTATCTTATGGCGGAAAATGTGAACTTCACGGTCTcttttgtttatgggttcaacaCTGTACTCGAGCGTAAAAACTTATGGGAAGAGATGGTCTACATACATGATTCCACTCCGGTTGTTAACTCTCCTTGGTCGGTGCTGGGAGACTTCAACCAAATCTTTCGTCTAAGCCAGCACTCTGATTACCCTCTCTCAGTTATTGATCCATCAGGTATTGATGATATGGTTGCAGCTTTGCAGGACTCTGAGCTCTTCGAATGTCAAGCGAAAGGCCTCCCTTTCACTTGGTGGAATAACAGTGGCTCCAACCCTGTCTCCAAAAGAATTGACCATGCTCTTATCAACCACTCGTGGGCCGCTTCATTTCCGGATTCATACGCAGACTTTCTTCAGCCAGATCAGTCTGATCATGCGCCTTGCCTTCTCAGGGTTCCCTCAATCAGTAGACGTATCCGCAAGCCTTTCAAATTTTATCACCATCTTACTGGCCATCCTGACTACTCTTCTGTTGTCTCAGACGCGTGGTCAAATGCTGAAGTTCAAGGATCTGAGCAGTTTAAATTGGTCCGACGAATGAAGCTTCTTAAGACAGATCTGAGGAACTTAAATAAAACGCACTTTAGTGGCATCACAGGAAGGGTAAAGCAGCAGTCTGTGAGGGTAGCGAACCTGCAGCAAAGTCTTCTCACCTGCCCGGACCCAGTTACTGCCTCTGAGGAGCACCGTCAGCGTGATATCCTTAACACCTTACTCAATGCTGAGCAAAAGTTCTTCAGGCAGAGGTCGCGTGTTCGCTGGGCTGATGTGGGAGACAGGAATACACCTTTCTTTCATAAAACAGTAGCACAAAGGAATAATAGCAACCACATCCATTATCTGATAGATGAGTCTGGCCAGTTCCTGGGGTCCATCGATGATATAAATGCGCACTCAGTCTCTTATTTCCAGGATATCCTTGGCCACACAGATCTTCCTGTCTCACCAGTTCCTCTAAATGCTTTGGAAGATTTGCTCTCCTTCAGATGCTCGGACCTACAGAAAGCTTACCTGAAGAGAGATGTCCTGGAAACTGAGATCAAAGGTACTATCTTCTCCATGCCCCTAAACAAAAGCCCAGGTCccgacactacaagaaaaaagagTTTTGATAGCAGTACAGGATAG